The nucleotide window GATTATTCAGACATTTATATGTATAGTACTGGTACAAATGCAAACaggatttttcattttctattttttccttgttaaataaaagaTATATTATTAAAAGTCTTCACGAAGAGGGTCACATTTTTGTGGTCAtgtattttagaaaatgtttaattgtgCTTGAGAACATATAACTCTTGCAGAAGTGTTTAAGAGTTTTTgctaaaaagcttttaatgttttccatCTCTGAAAGACTGCCGTTGACTTTGCAGACTCATCTAATTTAAATTGGGTTAAAAACCTACTGGAAATGCTGTAGACTCAGATGAGACAGATCTCCAAGTCGGGTTAAAAACTCACCAGAAACACTCATACATTGTacacatttgcacatttttgtatatttatatatttggatggatggatggagttacATACTCTGcacattttgcctttttgtgcAGCATGAACGACTCAAGTGAACTGGACCACTTTATGGAGTTAATCTGAGTCACTAAAGTTACCGAATTTACCAGCTCCAGCAGAAAGGAcgagacttttaaaaaatatatattttctgaaacaagctcttaaataaaaagtcttttaatttaatatgcaattgcaaaataaataaaaaaaacacctagaAAGAATAAATTGTTATTTCAGTTCAGGCCATCCCACAGTGCTTAACttgttcaacaacaaaacatgttgagcAAACCATAAAGCAGCTGGTAGAAAAATTCTTAAATTACCTCCCCTGCTTAGGATTTTGATTATACTTAATTCTTGTGACGGTGGAAGGCGTGAATATGGACGGACTTCAGTTCAGAAGAAGTTCAGGTGTCATGAGGTCCTGATGCTGGTCAGTGGATTACCAGAGGGCTGACTACGAGGTGAGCTCAACAGTTCAGATGCTATAATGAGCTGAAAATCTGAGTTTTAGGAATTACAGAGAAGGATTTCtttgagcctggttagatcacTATGGTAACAGAGGCTTAGACTAAGCCTGGTTAAATTACTATGGAAACAGAGACTGGGTATGAGCCTGGTTAAATTACCATAGTAACAGAGGGCTAGTGTGAGCCTGGTTAGATCTCCATGATTACAGAGGCACAGTTTGATCCTGgctagatcaccatggtaacagagactgcATTCATGAATCATCATAATTACACCCGCTgctgtaagattttaaacagacacattgtcaaataacacaaaactaaaaattatcTCTCGttttaaaagtcagtcagtgcTCCATCAGAGGCTgatcaaatgtttgtgtttaaattttcagatttaaCAACAACACCATATTTATTCAGGactatattttcattttatcatttaatctaTAAAATGTCTCTTATGCATTCTAATTTTAGATAAAATCATTACATTTGACCAGATCAGAAGTTTGAAATGAACTCACAAAACCTTCAGCAAACATGACCACTGTGCTTGAAAACTTGAATCCACTCACACTTTGCACCTCAAGAAGCCGCAGTTAGGcgacagaggggaaaaaaaaacaaaatgtgtgtggCTAATAATTTTACACCTGCCATGGAGTGAACTATCAGCTGATGTGTGAATATAGCTGGTCGACTGTAAATACAGTTACCAAATTacttaataaattattttttatactcataaaatacatcaatatttttcatattgctgtatgttttaattaaagcaggTTCTGTCTATTTATTGattctctgacatgttttcagaCATCAGTTTGGGAGTTAATGATGCTCTGTTTATGATCACAGTTGGCACAATTATTAATCCGTTATCCTACCAGCTACTACAGAGCTAACCATCATTATCAGTGTCAGGCACTGATGTCTGCTTGACTAGTTCTCATAAAGCGTTTCATTAAACtatgacagttttgttttaccttgcaaaacaaacagatgtgttttaaaCTCAACACATGATGCTGCAGGTCTCTGCAGCATCAAATTTACTTgcatactcaagtaaaagtatagatttaaatattacaagtacacagattttagctactgtgttgttaccttcagcttttaaaaccatcataaatgattttattatgaGGCTCTTATTACATCAGACTGATTCCTGTTAATACATGTTTGGGGTTATTTGACTGAAAATGCTTTCAGAGGCATGAACTTATagttataaatatttgtaatagttatagttatagttaGTGCCTGCCTAACTCAgttaaacataaacacaaaaattcaaaGAAGAACTATAGTAGTACTATGCTGGTAAATCCAATCTTAGTGAAATTTCCAGTAATATTTGCTGTGACCATTTTGTCtccattttgttcaaattaaaataatctgttatgTGGATTTAACcatataatataaaacaaaaacagaatcaaataagAGATAGGCAAGGATATTATAGAAAAATATTGGTATTAAAAaccacacaataaaaaaaactcacacaCTTATAGAAATAggaattgttattttttattattagttaaaaatacatatataattctataattataattataaaatcTTGAAATGTTAACGATGAGAGAAATGAATTATTTCACTTAATTAATCGGATCATACAAACGTTTCCAGGACTATTACAATAAAACATCCTTCATAAAATCCTGTTTGATTCTGAGATAAATTcagggaccaaaaaaaacaacaaaacaaaacaaaaaaaacttcaatgaGTGAAGAGTATCAGAGGTCAGTGGTGCAGAACAGAACGGGTCTAAAATGAGCCGCAgcttcacattaaaaacagaatcatcGTTGAAATGAGATAACTTCATTTCCCAGCCCTTTGTGCAAACATTCATTGTTCCTTAAACCTGACATCAGACTGTAAAACTGCAGTAAATTAACAGATTCAGTCGCTTCAATAAAACTCCTGTCTTCAGTTTACATTAAAGGTGCAACTCGTTTAGGTCTGTAAACCTGATCTAACAGTGATGCTGAATATAAGTGTAAGAGCCAAACGCGAGAATAAAACATTCCCTGCATAGAAACGAGCTCCAACTGAGCTCagtgactttttaaacattgaaatgttaaatgtaaTAAAGCTACAGCCGAATACAGTCTGTATTATTCATGCTGATTATGATTTGctgctccttcctcctctcaggCAGAACGAAGACGACAAACTGGATGGTGTGGACAAATGTCTTCAAAAGAGatatttctgaaagaaaaaataaaggttcCATTAGaggattttgtttaatttcctgGTCTGTTTTTATACTAAAATTCAAATCTAGACAAAAAAGAATAAGTTGGAAGGACTAGGACTAAAACATTGGAAAATAGAAGCGTTTAATCCATGGTTTGATGCTGATTAATTATAATACTTCCTTTGAAATAAGAAGGTATCGTAATTTTATCAATCATGTGCCTTCGTTAGTTGTTAACAAAACGCTTTTTTTATGTATCATCAACCTTTTAAGAACTACCTTTCTCTACAACTAAATCTGTCACATTTACGTAAATCAATGTGCATTGTCccctttttaaatcaaagtaaaaaaaaaacaaaaaggtgcttCGAGGACATGacatttttcttgaaaaaaggACTCGGAGGACGAGAACCGCCTGTCGAGGTAAAGAGACGTATGCTAAATGTTAGAAAGTTTTGGTTTGGTACTGAaattgtttacttatttataaGACTGTGGCTcagttagagcagtcgtcctctaATGAGAGAGTTGGTGGTTCGATTCCATCAGtctgccacatgttgaagtgtcacTCTGTAAGGCACCCTAATagcctctgatgtgccccatcggtgtatgaatgggaTCTAAAGCACTggttagactctatagaatgatttattcagattaaagttgtagagatgtagtagagtgctgtgtggatgtgtgtggatggataaatgtAAAGTACTTTGAGTGATCTGGTTGGCTAGcaaggcgctatataagtacagtccgtttacttttaaaactaacTATGATGCTTATTTTAACACCACTATCTGATATTTTAGACCTCAAGTTTAAGCTATATAtgtttggaaacaaacagacCCACTCATTATTTGTTCCCCGTGTTAAACTGATGCTCAAAGTTAACAAACCTGGAGTCAGTTTTTAGTCTGTTGAGCACTTCTGTGCTGTAAAAACCGTAGTGACGAGTTCGCTCATTTTCTCTCACCTGTAGTGCGACGgcggccaccacagccagcacGGCCAACAGCACCATCCGGCCCACCCAGCCCAGGTCGAAGTTCTTCAGGATGAAGAATCGCGCCCAGCCCAGCTTTTTCGGGGTGTGAGGCGGGTACCGCATGTTGTTCACTCCctccattttcagcttcttgatGAGACAGCTGCGCAGGTGGCTGAGCTGGTCGAAGCTGAACTTGCCATGATAGCAGCCCATACCGCTGTTCCCTGTGAAAGACAGCATTTGAGCTCATGTTTGATGGGTTTTAATTAGCCTAAAACAAGTAGCGTAAAGTCTATAAAGCGACGaacatgttatttttcttttttagaagtGTTTGTAACTAGCACAAACACTTAAGTTTTGTTCCCTCTTGAAACTTACTGCTGAGTTGTCTTGAAGCCTTTTGGTCTGGGGTCTAATATTTGAGAGCTTTGTGGGGTAAAAGCGTACCAAAGCTGGTGtgtcaaaagaaagaaatcagtcTGAAACATTCGAAATAGTGTATCTGGGATGAACTATGTTTGTGGTTTGTACTTAGACAATTTAAACAAATCCAGCAGCTTAGTCTTTTAAAGTGATGGCTTAATGTGTACAAATCAGTGCCATGCTTTTCAAACCCCTCTTTTTGACCTTGtacaagttaaatattttatttttgccacaaTGCGACACTAGAGGGACCCCTAACACTCTGCATTACAAATTAGACTTGCCCATTCATACTTTTGTCTCTGAGCTTAGTTAATGAGTATACAACCACAAGGAAAACAAGGTAAATCCTTTGAAAATGCCACGCAGAGCTCCTGTGGACTCACCAACTCCTCCAAAAGGAAGCGAGCTGACAGAAAAGTGAACAAGGCAGTCGTTGGCCAGGAATCCTCCACTGGAAGTCTCGTCTCTCATTCTGTTTATCACCTTCagaggtaaaacaaaaagaatctcAGCGCCGGTCTTCATCTGTCTgctctgcatgtgtgtggtCAGCTCATACCTTATCATCTGATGAGAAGACGTAGAGAGCCAGAGGTTTCTCTCCTTTATTTATAAACTTGATGGCTTCGTCCAGGCCACCGACGGGCAGGATGGGAAGCAGAGGTCCAAATATCTCCTCCTGCATCACCTTCGCCTCGGGCTTCACGTCCCGCAGAACTGTGGGAGCTGACCGCAACACAAGAACACCGTTTACCTCGTTACCATGAGAGCAAACATCACAGCCAGTCCTTCGGTGAGACGATTTTCAGTTTTCACGCGAAAAGTTTGCGGCGAGCGGATGTTTTACCAATGTAGCAGTTTGACTCATCGTTTTCTCCTCCAAAAGCAACTGTGCTGTCCTCCAACAAGGCCATGATCCGTTTGAGATGGCGCTGGTTGATGATGCGCCCGTAGTCAGTACACGTCTTTGGGTTGTCTGTGTAGAACTCCTGCAAAAAAATCATTCcaggtatttaaaataaaaaaactcattttttggCGGCTAACGGCAAATCTTTTCAATCGACACGACTTGGAGCCGAGTTTTCCGTACCTTAATGGACTTCTTGACCTCCTCAATGACCCGGTCTTGAATGCTGGGCTCACAGAGGACGTAGTCTGGGGCGATGCAGGTCTGACCACAGTTTGTGTATTTTCCCCAAGCGATACGTCTGAACAGCAGTgaacaaaatgaacagaacggttaaaaacagaaagcagcaacaaagtaacagaagctgaaactatTACATGAGGGTAACTACGTGTCGTAGATACAAACAgctataaaaaaattaaaatatacaaaaactgAAGGTATGCAGTACCACCCATGGTTCCGACCTGCAGGCTATGCTTATGTCACAGTTCTTGTCGATGTAGCAGGGGCTCTTGCCGCCCAGCTCCAGGGTGACGGGTGTCAGGTGTTTGGCGGCAGCCTCCATGATCACTTTGCCCACCATGCTGTTGCCAGTGTAGAAAATGTGATCAAATCTCTGCCGCAGCAGCTCCTGAGTCTCTGGAACTCCTCCACACACTACAGGATAAAGCTCctgaaagaataataaaaaaaatcacacaaatcaggcaaaataagagatttaaatttaaatatctgcTGACAGCTTTGACAATTTAAAAGCCAtataggacaaaaaaaaaaacttttaggaGCCTCTACATGTAAAAACAGTTGCAGCATAAGGAGTGTTTTTTTGATGACAcagatttttattacaaaatatgaCATGTTTAATATAACACTACAAAAAGATGGTAGTAAACATTGATCCGTTTAAGGTGGATATCAGGCAGAGTCCACAACAGAAGCGAAAAATAGGGTAAAAATCGCTTTCAAAGCAAACTTATGAACACtaaaaacattgacattcaGTTAAAATACAGCCGGTGATTAATCTCCACAATGGACAGCTCCAAGACTGTGCTTAACATGTGACATTATTATCCTTATCTTCTCTATTTTATTACATATATACAGTTCATTCAGACCATATAAAGATTTATCTACTGAAATCACACAGACTTTGGTTATAAGATATTACGTCATAAATTAAACATGTCACTGCCAAGATTGTTTAAATGCCCTGAAGTTTGGTTTTTAATGATGTTCTCTTATGCCTGGTAAATAATTTCATACCATTATTTTGGAGTTATTTTGCCCTTTCTTTTTCACAGCTGTAGCAGGATTTTAGGATCCATTTTGGGGCCTGGCTGCAGCTGGAGTGAGCTGTTTGCTGAATATTATGGCTCTTCAGTGTGGATGAGCACAGTGTTACTGTCGTTGTCCTAATTGTTGTTCTCGGTGTGTTCACCAAACGCAGTTCGTATGGCACAATGtgacattttctctgtttcttttcttgtttttggggTAAAGATGGTTAAACCATGCCGGATTGAGAGGACATTATTACTGCCTCAGTTTCTTGGCGTTTCCCGACCCGTCCTTACTTTGTCGATATAAACCGGCAGCAGCTCCTCCATGACCTTCGCAGTGTGAATACAGACTTCTGAGGGCTTCACCACAGCTGCGTTACCTGGACAGGTGAACGAGAACACGGTCAGTACAGCAGGAAGACTCTTCTCCACGAAAAGAAAAGCCTGATTTTACGGTGTTATTACTCCATGAAGCTATTTGACGGAGTTTTCTCTACCAAATAAGTCAACTACAAGTTTAATACGAAACAGAGAtagtaaataaacaaagcatGGTGACaagttttgctaaaataaagattaaatatcCTAAATGTTCTGTGATCTAAGTGTGCAGCTTTTTGACATTAATATCAAACCAACATTACTGTCTGATTAAACAGCTCAGTCTTTAAATGGATCTGATAATCTGTTTAAATCTCCTCATGGGATTAAAATATTCAGACTGTTCACCTCTGTCTCTGTTGGAAGCCTCAGTTTCTTGCTTAATAGTTTTCTAATGACTTTAATTACTCTTTGCACTTATAACTTGACATATAAAGCTCGTCTTGATAAGTTTAAACAATTATACAAATGATGGTAACCTTATATAAATATCAGTAGTTTGAGGCTATCTGCTTTGCTGAGATTAAAATCTTTGCGCTGatttgacaacaaaaacacgATTAAACCAGCGCTAATAAAGGGAACAAATGACAccacaaaccacaaaaatgtgCCCAAATATTTAAACCGATGGAATGTTATCAGTTTCAGACAACTGAAGGCGGTGGTGTCACTAACTTTTGACCTCGACTTTTAGTTTACGATCCGTTTTATGCAAGAGTTTATCAGAGACTTCTGACCCACTGAGCTGACACAAGCGTTAATGTCTGACACAAGCAGAGCTCAAAGTCCAACATGAGCAAACTCTTGCTTCATGACCTGCAGGGCTCAGTCCTCTGGCTTTAAGCAGGATTTAGAAAAGCGCAGCTACGCGGCACGATTATGTAACTGAAGTACATCTGTGGAGGAGCGATACTGTAACAGACATGAGACAACTCTGCAGCGTTTTAACACAAAGAAATCAGAGCTGAGCTCAAACACTAAAACCACAGAGCAGCTTTAAGATCAGAAAATCACTCATTACTCTGCAGCGGAATGAGttaataaaagttaaacttaTTCACATGCTCTGAAACACTGGAATCATGACACAAAATATATTTGTCTTACAGGGAGCACCCGTTTCATTGTGACTATTGTTTCCCTTTAAACTCTGCTCTTGTGGGTGTAATATAGAGGTAAAAGCATGAACTTTGACCCACTAATGCCAATCTGGAAGAACGTGGAAATGCTGGACAAAAAGAGGAACTAGAGCTGTTCTGATCATGAGATGAAAGAACTCAGTCAGCTTGAAAAATGGGCGAAGGATCAGAATGAACTCTGTGTCTTACAgatgctttattaaaaaaattgactAAAGTATATCCGCAAAAAACTCTTCAACGGAGCTCACTTGAGTGGACAAAAGGGGCACAAATCTGGCAACACAGATCTCAGGGGAGGAAAAGATACGAAAACCAGACATGAACTTGAACCTTGTCGCGTCACTCCGCGCCCCTTGAC belongs to Kryptolebias marmoratus isolate JLee-2015 linkage group LG13, ASM164957v2, whole genome shotgun sequence and includes:
- the aldh3a2b gene encoding aldehyde dehydrogenase family 3 member A2b is translated as MSREQQAVARARKAFETGRSKPLEYRIHQLQNLQRLFTERQKEISDAINKDLNRSEVGMQMFETLGLEGEIALTIKKVKEWAAPRPVEKNLMTLSDTVYIQPEPLGVVLIIGAWNYPWAVTIQPLIGAIAAGNAAVVKPSEVCIHTAKVMEELLPVYIDKELYPVVCGGVPETQELLRQRFDHIFYTGNSMVGKVIMEAAAKHLTPVTLELGGKSPCYIDKNCDISIACRRIAWGKYTNCGQTCIAPDYVLCEPSIQDRVIEEVKKSIKEFYTDNPKTCTDYGRIINQRHLKRIMALLEDSTVAFGGENDESNCYIAPTVLRDVKPEAKVMQEEIFGPLLPILPVGGLDEAIKFINKGEKPLALYVFSSDDKVINRMRDETSSGGFLANDCLVHFSVSSLPFGGVGNSGMGCYHGKFSFDQLSHLRSCLIKKLKMEGVNNMRYPPHTPKKLGWARFFILKNFDLGWVGRMVLLAVLAVVAAVALQKYLF